A window of the Butyricimonas faecalis genome harbors these coding sequences:
- a CDS encoding TlpA disulfide reductase family protein — MKHIISILLLLATIGCGQKGPAEITGRVSPGEYSEYQLFLIDGNKRDSLSVENQTGLFSLQLDGDTSRIVTLMGVVGTGQNKWPFEQALYIEPGTKVELDIQFKNRRVEMAVDKKDRNNAALITYNRFYLDKSRSIWDNPPVANELKNSMGEIYIRVNDVIEEFRPANMTESYLRIQAYLFFIQALDGVTYMYSRNGEALPDGMNELIPPVYEVLDDPMALRFYNTNSFVFNYLKKERETPEEQIQLLKERFTVPSIVLSVSRLVLQNFVANYNYKNNFEEGLLRLKNMAAELGEEGEKLVKNFESKKYSMEGAALPDVMLEDVDGQMHKLADFRGKYLYIDLWASWCGPCCQEVPYLQKLEKQLNNPMVEFISISLDTNKKAWKEKMKQLNMHGHQYIVTGDQFATMMNIKGIPHFLLYSKAGTLMQYKAEHPSSGDRIRNVLVRLK; from the coding sequence ATGAAACATATAATCAGTATTCTTCTTCTGCTTGCAACCATCGGTTGCGGGCAGAAAGGACCCGCCGAGATTACCGGAAGGGTAAGTCCGGGAGAATATTCGGAATATCAATTATTTTTGATTGATGGAAACAAGAGAGATTCTTTATCGGTTGAAAATCAAACAGGACTTTTTTCACTCCAACTGGATGGTGACACATCTCGGATCGTAACATTGATGGGAGTCGTGGGAACCGGACAAAATAAGTGGCCGTTTGAACAGGCATTATATATTGAACCGGGAACAAAAGTTGAACTTGATATTCAATTCAAAAATCGGAGGGTAGAAATGGCCGTGGATAAAAAGGATCGGAACAACGCGGCATTGATAACCTATAATCGTTTTTACCTGGATAAAAGTCGATCGATATGGGATAACCCGCCCGTTGCGAACGAGCTAAAAAATAGTATGGGTGAAATCTATATTCGTGTGAATGACGTGATAGAAGAATTCCGGCCTGCCAATATGACGGAAAGCTACCTGCGAATACAAGCTTATTTGTTTTTTATACAAGCTCTGGATGGAGTGACTTATATGTATTCCCGAAATGGAGAGGCGTTACCCGATGGTATGAATGAACTGATTCCCCCGGTCTACGAGGTTTTGGATGATCCCATGGCTTTACGTTTTTATAACACGAATTCTTTCGTGTTCAATTACCTGAAAAAAGAACGTGAGACACCGGAGGAACAGATTCAACTATTGAAAGAACGTTTTACAGTACCATCTATCGTGTTATCTGTGAGTCGTTTGGTGTTGCAAAATTTCGTGGCAAATTATAACTATAAAAACAATTTTGAAGAAGGTTTGCTGCGTTTGAAAAATATGGCGGCAGAACTAGGGGAAGAAGGGGAGAAGCTGGTAAAAAATTTCGAATCCAAAAAGTATTCCATGGAAGGAGCGGCTTTGCCTGACGTGATGCTGGAGGACGTGGATGGTCAAATGCATAAACTAGCGGATTTTCGGGGAAAATACCTTTACATAGACCTGTGGGCTTCATGGTGTGGCCCGTGTTGTCAGGAAGTTCCCTACTTGCAGAAACTGGAAAAACAGCTAAATAATCCCATGGTGGAATTTATCAGTATCTCGCTCGATACGAACAAAAAAGCATGGAAGGAAAAGATGAAACAATTAAACATGCACGGTCACCAATATATCGTGACCGGAGATCAATTTGCCACGATGATGAATATCAAAGGAATACCCCATTTCCTGCTTTATAGTAAAGCGGGTACCTTGATGCAGTACAAGGCGGAGCACCCCTCCTCAGGCGATAGAATACGAAATGTATTGGTCCGGTTAAAATAA
- a CDS encoding DUF4843 domain-containing protein yields MRKITYIITSCLFVLFGTGLTSCNEQDYKLFDSSRTGIYFTEDSVVYSFGVTKLEVTSHEMELPVKIMGAPVKEERSFKVEVVADKTTAKAGEHYMIPTELIIKADSVNGVLPVTILREDLGSDTYWQVAFRLVSTDDFEPENEILTVAIASFNNIVEPPQWKDWQGNLTWPNHKLGVWDPVKWVKFMEYFRAMEQSAPATYKGMVEMYGPDLEKVQYGWMDEYNYAATKYILIPMYDFFEANPELLESGRNDIPKPY; encoded by the coding sequence ATGAGAAAAATAACATATATAATTACCAGTTGCTTGTTCGTGTTGTTCGGTACAGGACTGACTTCTTGCAACGAACAAGATTATAAATTGTTCGACTCTTCCCGTACCGGAATTTACTTCACGGAGGATAGCGTGGTATACTCTTTCGGGGTGACAAAATTGGAAGTCACTTCCCATGAGATGGAACTTCCCGTGAAAATAATGGGGGCTCCGGTGAAAGAAGAACGCTCTTTCAAGGTGGAGGTTGTGGCCGACAAAACGACAGCTAAAGCGGGAGAACATTATATGATACCAACGGAGTTAATTATTAAAGCGGATTCTGTGAATGGAGTACTTCCGGTGACTATCTTGCGAGAAGATTTAGGGAGTGATACCTATTGGCAGGTAGCTTTCCGTTTGGTATCAACAGATGATTTTGAGCCGGAAAATGAGATACTGACCGTGGCAATAGCCTCTTTCAATAACATCGTGGAACCGCCTCAATGGAAAGATTGGCAAGGTAATTTAACATGGCCTAATCATAAATTAGGAGTGTGGGACCCGGTGAAATGGGTGAAGTTCATGGAATACTTCCGGGCGATGGAGCAAAGTGCCCCGGCCACGTATAAAGGCATGGTTGAAATGTACGGTCCGGATTTGGAAAAAGTTCAATACGGGTGGATGGACGAGTATAATTACGCGGCAACCAAGTATATCTTGATTCCCATGTATGATTTCTTTGAAGCAAATCCGGAATTATTGGAAAGCGGGCGAAATGACATCCCGAAACCGTATTGA
- a CDS encoding RagB/SusD family nutrient uptake outer membrane protein, translating to MMKIRFRNIMILLVLFVGGSSCDSFLDVQPKGEVLEGDLLKDAKGFENALYGVYAKMGTAGLYGQNLSYYALDLMAQYYTSSNNEEAEPLMLYDYKNTKVEDRFYNIWCEMYSNIAYANNVLEHLEHFSPSDMQFYNIYKGEALGLRGFMHFDLLRIFSEQITENEGADGIPYSTRFSLFAPDMLKAKDVYKRIVADLKSAEQLLDDEELYASASSNANFLKDQNIHFNLQAVQATLARVYLTEGVLDSALYYARQVIQTPGLSLLDYTEITGDMAGKLSSKETVFGIYSKSFAEPVIKVLHNSQTAYSLEMRYNIQQLYQVDGIGNDYRWSAWYTYNDVTKKWKLDKLTDSYVLNNNENSRPAGQIRGINMIRLSEMYYIAAESALKLGHYDQALDYFNELLESRGLVALDERTPAETLTIDKITDDRYKEFAGEGQSFYHMKRLNLDILNVEGKIIPADKKVYVVDIPSQEFEFRR from the coding sequence ATGATGAAAATAAGATTTAGAAATATAATGATACTTTTAGTCTTGTTCGTCGGGGGAAGTTCTTGTGACAGCTTTTTGGACGTGCAACCTAAAGGAGAAGTACTGGAAGGCGATTTGTTGAAAGATGCGAAGGGATTTGAGAATGCCCTCTATGGGGTTTATGCCAAAATGGGGACAGCAGGACTTTACGGGCAGAATTTGAGTTATTACGCCTTGGACTTGATGGCTCAATATTATACTTCCTCAAATAATGAAGAGGCAGAGCCGCTCATGCTATATGACTATAAAAATACGAAAGTGGAAGATCGTTTCTACAATATCTGGTGTGAGATGTATTCCAATATCGCGTATGCAAATAATGTCTTGGAGCATTTGGAACATTTTTCTCCTTCGGATATGCAATTTTATAATATTTATAAAGGAGAGGCTTTGGGACTACGGGGATTCATGCATTTTGACCTCTTGCGTATTTTCAGTGAGCAGATCACGGAAAACGAGGGGGCTGACGGGATTCCTTATTCTACCCGGTTCTCGTTGTTCGCTCCAGACATGCTGAAAGCTAAAGACGTGTATAAACGGATTGTCGCGGATTTGAAATCGGCAGAACAACTGTTGGATGACGAGGAGTTATATGCATCGGCCTCTTCGAATGCCAATTTCCTGAAAGACCAAAATATCCATTTTAATTTGCAGGCTGTGCAAGCAACACTAGCAAGAGTTTACCTGACAGAAGGCGTATTGGATAGTGCGTTATATTATGCGCGACAAGTGATACAGACTCCCGGACTTTCTTTATTGGATTACACGGAGATCACCGGGGATATGGCGGGAAAATTGTCATCCAAGGAAACCGTGTTCGGGATTTATTCCAAGAGCTTTGCTGAGCCGGTGATCAAGGTATTACACAATTCTCAAACGGCATATTCTCTTGAAATGCGTTACAATATTCAACAATTGTACCAAGTTGATGGGATTGGGAATGATTATCGTTGGAGCGCATGGTACACGTATAATGACGTGACTAAAAAATGGAAGTTAGATAAATTGACGGATTCTTACGTGTTGAACAATAACGAAAATTCCCGTCCGGCGGGACAAATTCGCGGGATCAATATGATTCGTTTGTCTGAAATGTATTATATTGCGGCAGAGAGTGCTTTGAAATTAGGACATTATGACCAAGCCCTCGATTATTTTAATGAATTGCTGGAAAGTCGGGGGCTGGTAGCTCTGGACGAAAGAACCCCGGCTGAAACTTTGACGATTGACAAGATCACGGATGACCGGTATAAAGAGTTTGCCGGGGAAGGCCAGTCTTTCTACCATATGAAACGGTTGAATCTGGATATTTTGAACGTGGAGGGTAAAATTATACCCGCTGACAAGAAAGTTTACGTGGTGGATATTCCGTCACAGGAGTTTGAATTTAGAAGATGA
- a CDS encoding SusC/RagA family TonB-linked outer membrane protein, translating to MRLTLLLMIGFVFQLSATGVAQSVKIEKQLQSLETVFEQVESQTGLLIMFSNNELDVNRKVSLDIRKYTLEELFRKVLEGTNMDFDLEQNYVVIRPARPVAVRDSVVKTNQIKGVVVDARGEPLPGVTVVAKRGEILVTGAASDGSGRFEIVVPVDIRELSFTFVGYKTAVVPVELNKEMTVRMEEEVSEVDEVVVTGYFTKSKSSYTGAVKSVTAEQLKTVSGTNVVAALAALTPGLNLVERSELGSNPNHVPELLLRGMSSFSDGSTQVNQPTIVLDGVEISMQDLYDLDINEIENITVLKDASATALYGSRAASGVIVVERKKLAEGSMRVSYNFTGNVQFPYLKDYNVLNAAQKLEYERLAGLYSTEVQKDPWGNITNEGEQYALDKLYNERYQEVQRGVDTDWLSQPARTAFSHDHSLRLYGGASNVRYELSGRFNNVQGVMKEDYRRRYNLGFKLEYHLQNKLTMANRTTYSEVNYKQSPYGSFSKYVEMNPYDRIYNEFGEYNRNLSWDMDNPLYEASLGNYDISKDKSFSNTTDFRLEINKLFRLSGNFNITVSNSNNEVFKSPDSQDFKTETELSKKGSLTQKNESGVSYAGTLTGAFNLMTDNNSLYSVNAGVEIRKETSESSTMTGVGFYDDALNFMGQAAGYSDKTDQKPTGTQAISTELGFFVNANYMYNNRYYADVVYRVTGSSKFGANNRYGNFWSAGLGWNIHNESFVTSSKIDILKIRGSLGYTGKVNFSPFQAMTMYQFSGDLEYLNGIGAVPQDIGNEDLGWERELSYNLGTDISLFNRRLNFTFDIYLKKTTDLVLDASRAPSTGTTSAKENIGEMENKGLEFQVDGMLVQKNDFYWQVAATGSMNRNRILKINSALKKANEDANKVDSKTPLAQYEEGESTTALKVVKSAGIDPATGQEVFIKLNGERTFEYSADDKFVIGDTEPRFRGTVSTNLFYKGFSLYLLGRYECGAYLYNETRATKVEGANPKKNADKRVFDSRWKNPGDIAFYKDIADSDGWGTNPKHSDRFVEKENVFTLETVNFGYEFGQNICSKIGVRNLRVGVNMTDIVRWSNVKVERGTIYLYSNGFEFTLSTTF from the coding sequence ATGAGATTAACATTATTACTAATGATCGGTTTTGTGTTTCAGCTATCAGCGACGGGAGTGGCACAAAGCGTGAAGATCGAAAAGCAGCTTCAATCCTTAGAAACTGTATTTGAACAGGTCGAATCACAGACAGGTTTGTTGATCATGTTCAGTAATAACGAATTGGACGTGAATCGTAAAGTGTCTCTTGATATTCGTAAATACACCTTGGAAGAATTATTTCGCAAAGTGTTAGAGGGTACGAACATGGATTTTGACTTGGAACAGAATTACGTGGTCATCCGTCCGGCTCGTCCGGTTGCTGTACGTGATAGTGTGGTAAAGACGAATCAAATAAAAGGAGTTGTCGTGGATGCCCGCGGGGAACCTCTCCCGGGTGTAACCGTTGTGGCCAAACGCGGGGAGATTCTCGTTACAGGAGCGGCTTCCGACGGGAGTGGTCGGTTTGAGATCGTGGTTCCGGTTGATATTCGAGAACTTTCTTTCACTTTCGTGGGGTATAAAACTGCGGTTGTTCCGGTAGAATTGAATAAGGAAATGACCGTACGTATGGAAGAAGAGGTGAGCGAGGTCGATGAGGTCGTAGTGACCGGTTATTTCACGAAATCTAAATCCAGTTACACGGGAGCCGTGAAAAGTGTTACCGCCGAGCAATTGAAAACGGTCTCCGGGACAAACGTTGTTGCCGCTTTGGCCGCCTTGACACCCGGTTTGAATCTAGTTGAAAGAAGTGAACTGGGGTCAAACCCGAATCATGTTCCCGAATTATTGTTACGGGGAATGAGTTCATTTTCGGATGGTTCCACTCAAGTGAATCAACCAACGATCGTGCTGGATGGAGTTGAAATCAGTATGCAGGATTTGTACGATTTGGATATTAACGAGATTGAAAATATTACCGTATTAAAAGATGCATCAGCAACGGCCCTTTACGGATCACGTGCTGCCAGTGGGGTAATCGTGGTGGAGAGAAAGAAATTGGCCGAGGGGAGTATGCGGGTATCTTATAATTTTACGGGAAACGTGCAATTCCCTTACTTGAAAGATTATAATGTGTTGAATGCCGCCCAGAAACTGGAATACGAACGTTTGGCGGGATTGTATTCAACCGAGGTGCAAAAAGATCCTTGGGGAAATATTACAAATGAGGGAGAACAATATGCATTGGACAAATTGTATAATGAACGTTACCAGGAAGTGCAACGGGGTGTTGACACGGATTGGTTGTCGCAGCCGGCGCGCACGGCTTTCTCTCACGATCACTCCCTACGTTTGTATGGCGGGGCTTCCAATGTCCGTTACGAATTATCCGGACGTTTCAATAACGTGCAGGGAGTGATGAAAGAAGACTATCGTCGTCGTTATAATCTGGGGTTTAAATTGGAATACCATCTACAGAATAAGTTGACCATGGCCAACCGGACGACCTACAGTGAGGTGAATTACAAGCAATCTCCTTACGGCTCTTTCTCCAAGTACGTGGAAATGAATCCTTACGATCGGATCTATAACGAGTTCGGGGAGTATAACAGGAATCTATCTTGGGATATGGATAACCCGTTGTACGAGGCTAGTTTAGGGAATTATGATATTTCTAAAGATAAATCATTCTCGAACACCACGGATTTCCGTTTGGAGATCAACAAATTGTTTCGCTTGTCGGGAAACTTTAATATTACCGTGTCCAATTCCAACAACGAAGTGTTCAAATCTCCCGATTCTCAGGATTTTAAAACGGAAACCGAACTTTCTAAAAAAGGTTCATTGACCCAGAAAAATGAAAGTGGCGTGTCTTATGCCGGAACGCTGACAGGTGCGTTTAATTTGATGACCGATAATAATAGTTTATACAGTGTGAATGCGGGTGTGGAAATCAGGAAGGAAACCAGCGAGTCTTCCACCATGACAGGAGTGGGCTTTTATGATGATGCGTTGAATTTCATGGGGCAGGCCGCTGGTTATTCAGATAAAACGGATCAAAAACCGACCGGAACTCAAGCTATCAGCACGGAATTGGGATTCTTCGTGAATGCCAACTATATGTATAATAACCGTTATTATGCAGACGTGGTTTATCGGGTGACCGGATCATCCAAATTTGGAGCCAACAACCGTTATGGTAACTTCTGGTCGGCCGGATTGGGATGGAACATACACAATGAAAGCTTTGTTACTTCCAGCAAAATTGATATTCTGAAAATCCGGGGAAGTTTGGGATACACGGGTAAGGTAAATTTCTCTCCTTTCCAGGCAATGACCATGTATCAATTCTCCGGGGATCTGGAATATTTAAACGGGATAGGAGCTGTTCCGCAAGATATCGGTAATGAAGATTTAGGTTGGGAACGGGAGTTATCGTATAACCTCGGGACGGACATCAGTCTTTTCAATCGTCGGTTGAATTTTACGTTTGACATTTACTTGAAAAAAACTACCGATCTGGTATTGGATGCCTCTCGTGCCCCCTCTACCGGAACAACTTCAGCCAAAGAAAATATTGGAGAGATGGAGAACAAAGGATTGGAATTCCAAGTGGATGGTATGCTTGTGCAGAAAAATGATTTCTATTGGCAGGTTGCTGCTACCGGAAGTATGAACCGGAACCGGATATTGAAAATAAACAGCGCCCTAAAAAAAGCGAATGAAGATGCCAATAAAGTGGACTCAAAAACTCCGTTGGCACAGTATGAGGAAGGGGAATCTACCACGGCATTGAAGGTGGTTAAATCGGCAGGGATTGACCCGGCAACAGGACAAGAAGTATTTATAAAATTGAACGGGGAGAGAACTTTCGAGTATTCAGCGGATGACAAATTTGTGATCGGGGATACCGAGCCGAGATTCCGGGGGACAGTTTCCACCAATTTGTTCTACAAAGGTTTCAGCCTCTATCTGTTAGGTCGTTACGAATGTGGTGCTTACCTGTACAACGAGACTCGTGCCACGAAAGTGGAAGGTGCAAACCCGAAAAAGAATGCGGATAAACGGGTGTTTGATAGTCGTTGGAAGAATCCGGGAGATATTGCTTTTTACAAGGATATTGCCGATTCCGACGGGTGGGGGACGAATCCGAAACATTCCGATCGTTTCGTGGAAAAAGAAAATGTATTCACGTTAGAAACGGTAAATTTCGGTTATGAATTCGGACAGAATATCTGTTCCAAAATTGGGGTTCGGAATTTACGTGTTGGAGTGAATATGACTGATATTGTGCGTTGGTCAAACGTGAAAGTTGAGCGGGGAACAATCTATCTATATAGTAACGGGTTTGAATTTACGCTTAGTACAACATTTTAA